The proteins below are encoded in one region of Danio rerio strain Tuebingen ecotype United States chromosome 12, GRCz12tu, whole genome shotgun sequence:
- the mazb gene encoding myc-associated zinc finger protein, with the protein MDAAWSNFLFQTTPSHTQVEGTLQSELLPVHTTSPQAPPTDHMAPPPSTVDTAALNEDPVPVKPVSRPARAAHICSICSKQFKNSYNLRRHQSVHTGIRMKTGAQNQEAQAKDSSEKHTVLLSLLHLQQQSQTLPPPTVMPAQHTQILAPPDGNDVAMESVASTVTALPPPPPVVMATGEPVQRPVNQNPNPVRKNHACETCGKAFRDVYHLNRHRLSHSDEKPFSCPICQQRFKRKDRMSHHVRSHQGGVEKPYVCPHCAKAFSRPDHLNSHVRQVHSSERPFKCPTCESSFATRDRLRAHMIRHEEKVPCHICGKLLSAAYITDHMRVHNQSQHHSCHLCNRSFTTLTYLRVHAQKHHGQEWKESGGGFGSTGSGGILVCQLCGVHCKTPTQLQGHMGTHNPPASDPSPIITTTTTTTSEAMPGSTVTLCNMVSAPTVFVSGNTVVDLLVTDCSSIIPQPQS; encoded by the exons ATGGATGCCGCGTGGAGCAATTTTCTCTTCCAG ACCACACCTTCTCACACCCAAGTGGAGGGGACCCTCCAATCAGAACTTCTGCCTGTCCACACGACCTCTCCTCAAGCCCCGCCCACAGACCACATGGCCCCGCCTCCGTCGACAGTGGACACTGCAGCTCTGAATGAGGACCCTGTACCTG TGAAGCCAGTGTCCCGACCAGCCCGTGCGGCTCACATCTGCTCCATCTGCAGCAAGCAGTTCAAGAACAGCTACAACCTGCGGCGCCATCAGTCCGTCCACACCGGCATCCGCATGAAGACAGGCGCCCAGAACCAAGAGGCCCAGGCCAAGGACAGCTCGGAAAAACACACAGTGCTCCTCTCTCTCCTGCACCTGCAGCAGCAGAGCCAAACGCTGCCCCCGCCCACCGTCATGCccgctcaacacacacaaatcctgGCTCCTCCGGACGGGAACGACGTGGCCATGGAGAGCGTGGCGTCCACTGTGACCGCCCTCCCTCCTCCGCCGCCGGTCGTCATGGCAACTGGGGAGCCTGTGCAG AGACCGGTAAACCAGAACCCTAACCCTGTACGCAAGAACCACGCATGCGAGACCTGCGGTAAAGCCTTCAGGGATGTGTACCACCTGAACAGACACCGGCTCTCCCACTCGGACGAGAAGCCGTTCTCCTGCCCGATCTGCCAGCAGCGCTTTAAGAGGAAGGACCGCATGAGCCATCATGTCAGATCCCACCAGGGAGGCGTGGAGAAACCCTACGTGTGCCCGCACTGTGCGAAAGCTTTCTCACG GCCCGATCATCTCAATAGTCACGTCAGACAGGTCCATTCTTCAGAACGACCCTTCAAATGTCCg ACGTGTGAATCCAGCTTCGCCACGCGGGACCGTCTGCGCGCTCACATGATCAGACACGAAGAGAAGGTTCCCTGTCACATCTGTGGCAAACTGCTGTCAGCTGCTTACATCACAGATCACATGAGAGTACACAACCAATCACAGCATCACTCCTGCCACCTCTGCAATCGCA GTTTCACCACGCTGACGTACCTGCGGGTGCACGCTCAGAAGCACCACGGCCAGGAGTGGAAGGAGAGCGGCGGAGGCTTCGGCAGCACCGGCTCCGGCGGCATCCTGGTCTGCCAGCTCTGCGGCGTGCACTGCAAGACCCCCACACAGCTGCAAGGCCACATGGGTACCCACAACCCCCCTGCCAGCGACCCCAGTCCCATCATCAcgaccaccaccaccaccaccagtgaaGCCATGCCCGGCAGCACCGTCACCCTCTGCAACATGGTCTCGGCGCCCACAGTGTTCGTGAGCGGAAACACGGTGGTGGATCTGCTGGTGACCGACTGCTCCAGCATCATCCCGCAGCCTCAGAGCTAG